The following nucleotide sequence is from Drosophila takahashii strain IR98-3 E-12201 chromosome 3L, DtakHiC1v2, whole genome shotgun sequence.
CACCAACTTGCCCGGATGACCGGTGAAGATCTCGGCCACTTGGAACGGCTGCGACAGGAAGCGCTGCATCTTGCGGGCCCGGGCCACCGTTAGCTTATCATCTTCGGACAGTTCATCCATGCCCAGAATGGCGATGATGTCCTGCAGCGACTTGTAGGCCTGCAAGGTCTTCTGAACCGCTCGCGCCACATTGTAGTGCTCCTCGCCCACCACATCCGGATCGAGGATGCGCGAGGAGGAGTCCAAGGGATCCACGGCCGGATAAATACCCAACTCGGCGATGGGACGTGAAAGTACAGTGGTCGCATCCAAGTGGGAAAAGGTGGCCGCCGGAGCCGGGTCACTGAGATCATCGGCGGGCACATAGACCGCCTGAACGGAGGTGATGGAACCATTGCGAGTGCTGGTGATCCGCTCCTGCATGGTGCCCATATCGGTGCCCAGAGTGGGCTGATAACCCACCGCCGAGGGAATGCGTCCCAGCAGGGCAGACACCTCCGATCCCGCCTGGGTGAAACGGAAGATGTTATCGATGAAGAGCAGCACATCCTGGCCATCCACATCGCGGAAATACTCGGCGATGGTCAGTCCGGTGAGGACCACGCGGGATCGAGCGCCCGGTGGCTCGTTCATCTGGCCAAAGACCAGCACCACCTTCGAGGAATCATCCTCCGTGGAAATCACCTTCGACTCGATCATTTCGTGGTACAAGTCATTCCCCTCGCGTGTCCGCTCTCCTGCGCCCACGAACACCGAGTAGCCGCCATGGGACTTGGCTATGTTGTTGATCAGCTCCATGATCAGCACCGTCTTGCCCACGCCGGCGCCTCCGAACAAACCAATCTTGCCGCCCTTCACGTAGGGAGCTAGAAGATCGATCACCTTGATCCCAGTCACGAGGATCTCGGGCTTCACGCTCAGATCGGTGAGCTCGGGTGCCTCGTTGTGGATAAAGGAGTAGTAATCGGACTTAATCTCCCCGCGATCGTCGATGGGATCGCCCACCACGTTGAGGATGCGCCCCAGGACCGACTTGCCCACCGCCACACGGATGGGATAGCCGGTGTCGATGACCGGTTGACCACGTCGGAGGCCTTCGGTGGAGTCCATGGCCACGCAGCGGACGATATTGTTGCCCAGGTGGTGGAAGACCTATGATAGttgtatttaaagaatttaaaatcttaaaagttagttataaaattacataaataGTATAATTAACACAtaaattatgtaaataaaaatttttttttcaattttctgtttaatttttaaagaagtcTTATTTAGGAAAagatatttcttataaaaaaaaacgattaaaATTGTGACTTACCTCCAGCACCAGGTTGTCAATGGGAGCATCCTGAACCTTGAGGGCATTGAGCACCTCAGGGACCTCCTCCTCGAAGTACACATCGATGACGGGTCCGATGACAGCATGGATGACTCCCTTGCGACCCTTGCTCTCCAGAACTTTGCCTCCGCCGCCCGGCTTCTCATCCTCACATTCATCCTTCGCCTTAACCTCACACTCGTCCTTCTCCTTAACCTCACATTCGTCCTTCTTCGGCTCGCACTCATCGCTCGACTTGTCCTTATCATCCCAAAGCGACGAGGATGCGTGCAAGGAGCGGGCATGGATGGGAAGCTGGGCGAAATTACCCAGGTAGCTTCCGCCATGAACCCCGTTTGCCTGGCCAATCCTTAGACCAATCCTTGCACATGCtactatgttttttttttttcagataaAGCTGAGCTGATATAATCGTCATATTCTTACCCGTGGCCACCTTAGTCAATGTTCCCAACATTTCTTATAAGttcagtttttctttttgctccTTCGACGTCTTTgctgcaaataaattttgctTATAATGACAACTTCCTTTGACAGATGCCAAGAAAGCCTACTAAAAcctatatttcttaaaatttaccGTAGAGATTTTTATGGGTTTTGGGTTGTCACCTATTTTGGTGCAAGGTTATTAGTTTTCTAACACTTATAGTAGAGTTGcaatctattaaataaaaaaaaaataatttgtttaagtgTTTTAACCAGATTTATATTACAATTCAGAATTTTCTTTcaaatttctataatttatgatcgaatgataaaatatgataaaaaagagtttaataaattaataaatatacataaaaagaACACTTTTTGTAAGGTTTCAATCtactaaattaaacaaattaaatttgtttaagttttttatattaaaattcagAATTTTCTTTCAAATGAATACctaattttcataatttttttcttataataaaaaaagggataatgaattaataaatatacataaaaacaACATAAGTAGTTTAAATGAATAACCGATCTCCTGAAAGTTTCAGTATTCCTAAGGGTTGAATCAGGTGTTACCTAGGTTACCGATAGCCAAGCGCTGGAACCAAAACAGTAATGCTCATTAGTTTATAGAAAATGGACGTACTATCGCATTACAGTTCCCCCGTAGTTGAATTTCCAGCCACTCAGCCCCTGGAAAAGCAATATGCCCTGGTGGATAACTGCACGGGCACGGATCCACCGCCGCCCAGCAAAGATGCCACCACGGGAACGCAGGAGCAGATGCATGTGGCCACCCAAACGGAGCAACGATTGGCTAGCAGCAAGGATGTGGAATACGACGAAAGGGCTTTGGCCAAGTTCCTGCGACAAGTTTGTCCAGTGATGGAGCGGGAGCTATTGAATCCCACTCCCCTGATGGAAGATCCAACAACGATGCAGTGCCGcttggaggaggagctgcaggTGTACACCTACCAGAAGTTGTCGATGGGAGGTGTGGAAAACTCCCAGGGACTGGCCATCTGGCTGTGTGTGCACACGAATAATGCTCCTGTTTTGGTGGCCACCACGGTGGCTCCCCATGATGACTGGTGCGAGCATGTGGATCAGCAGCTTAAGCTGTTCGTTCCCCAGCGGATGTCCAATGGCAACCTGGTAATCTACGCCGAAGCCAAAGTTCTGCCCTTGAAATCATGCCTGCGAAGTCTGAGCACTAATCCATTCAACAAGACAATGTTTGCGGGTTCCACGATGGATGGAGAGCTCTTCATCTGGTTATATGAGCAGGCCAGAGGTGCCGCCGATTCCAGCGTGGATATCAAACAGCTCTATGGGGTATCTTCCACCCAGGGAGCAGCAGTTGCTCTCGACTGGCCGAGGGAACACCTCCTGCTAGCTTGCTATGCCAATGGCAGTGTAAGACAATGGGATCTGAGCAGGCAGATGACTCTGGATTGGGAGTGAGTACTACTGAACAGGGAAATAacggaaaataacacacactgtaaaaaacttgtgttattaacaagttaaatgtcaaagtgttaagttcaaaagaagttattgacttgtgtgtaaaaaattgtatcttaCATTTGTTAGAAACATGCTTTGAAATGGTTCAAACTAACATATAAGACTCGTTAATGTCAGTaatatgtaattttcatttatgtAAAAAACATGTCGTGTTAgtaacacattgtgtaaataacacaagtgagctgtgtgtgttaacaattatttttcacattgttaaaatatcttaaaaataataattacttaaaaatatcaactcaaTGTGACTAGTGCGATAATTATAAGTGTGCACTTGTAGCGCtgggatattaaataaataaattaaaattaaattttaatcctTTTATTTGACAAACATGTCAACAATTTTGCTCTCACtgtaaaatagaatttttcatgtttttagcACGTGTGTCAATTTCCGTACCCTGCTACTATAGTTATAATTCTGTTTTAAAAGTGCTAAAAAATCGTATAACATTTAATGAACTCCCTTAGATACTCCCTGCCCGCCTCGGTTACCTCAGAGCCCACAGCTATGGTGGCCCTAGGACTAGATGATTTCGTGCTGGGCACTAACGATGGTGGCGTCTACCGCTGCTGGAGCACTGGACGTCATGCTGCAGCCACCAAGCAGATCCAATTGCTGGCCCTACGGCGACATCGTTTCATGGTCTCCACGCTGCTCCGAACAGAGATGGGAGGCAACCAGTTCGTCCTCAGCTGCGATCTCAGTGGACAGGCTTTCTATCACGATATGCGACTTGTGGATGAGGTCAGCACATGATCAACATAATTGATTGacttttaaacattttgtttcaAATACTAAACAGGATATGGCTCAGTTGATAGTCCAGATCCCATTGCCTTTTAAGAACGTCGTCGCTTGCAGTCGGGATGGTAATGTGATCTACTGCCCAGCCAATGATGGAGCACTTGAATACTACCGGGTGAGCGATGGAGCCCATGGCCATGTCAATGGAGGACTTCGAGGCAAAGGTAGCCTTATCCGAAGCAGCGACAATGGGTaagctaaatataaattacatataaatcaaaatgatatcaGTAAATCGTACAAAAATTGCCTTACAGTCGCTGGTTAATTTCCGGCCTCTACGGTGATGAGTTTCAGATTTTCTACGTGGAGTATTAAGAGTCACATTCGATTTTGTTCTCAAATAATCGCTTGTATTTGCATGACTGCTTATATGAAAGGATTCATCATCTCTTAGAGTTGCTATTTACacgagtttattttaaaatttctcagATCTCTAACAAATACCACATGTAAATATAgactatatattttgtataaacaaTAGTTTCTCTGTGTATAATTTCGAacaaaatgcacaaaaaatGAAAGCCATTTCGAAAATATTGCGTAAAATAAGACTGTTTCTTCTCGAGGATCTCGTTAAAACGGCGCTGTCTTCAAACGattcacaaaataaaattgtatctaTATTAACTACCGATCATTCCATAGTGTACACTCTTTATCAGGCTCGAGGGCTAGcgaaaaaacatataaaaaataatatgtggTGTGTAGAAAAAGTGTGTTACAATGACATAATTACAGAATGGCAATAAATGTATATGCTTTATAACCATTTGCctagagtaaaataaattatacaacTAACATTAACgagatatataaatatataatagaacTGCACACAATTTTGCTAAATCTCTCTTCCACGTTCGAACGTCCGATCCTAACTGTCCTAATCACGCGATTCCACTCTAATCCACTTCAGTCCAATTCGCATACACACGTTCAACTTTTCACTTAAGCTTAGATTGCAATCTGCTCCTTGCACATATCAAATATTGTTGTTTTCGCGATAGTTCACATAATAATAACTAGAAGCAGCGCTCGCCCAGCTTCTTCTGATTTGCCGATAAATTCAGTTGAAGAGCACCGTATTGGGGTCTTCATTATCCATCTGCTTAACGTGGCGCAGCACATCTTTCTTGGTTATGACTCCGAGTAGGCGACTGCAATTAATTTAGGATTATATCACTTGTTACTCATCATTACTGTCTCAAAAACCTACCCATTGTGTGTTACTAATGTCTGGCGAAGTCCCAGCTTGCGGAACATGTCCACCACCGTTTCCATGGGCGTTTGATCGGTCACCGTGATCGGCGCCATatccaaaatctttttcagTTTAAGCGGCTGCGGGCCCAGATTCTGAATCGGCTGGGTCGAGGTAAATAATACTAtggagctgctgctgattCCCTCAATCAGACGCTTGGCATtacctttaaaaatagatGGTATTAGTGAAAAATGAGTGGAAAAATCAGAAATAACTCACCTATGGCCAAGTTAAGATCCCTGCGCAGCACAAAGCCCACCAAATATTGATTCTCCCGGGACACCACCACTGGATATCCATTGTGTTCAGTTTCTTTTAGCAGGTTCTCCACATCGTCCACCGTCATGGAGTCTTGGGTAATGACATTCAGAGTTTCATTGCGCCTGAAAAGGGGAGTTTTGATTAGCAAAAATCGgaaatataaacatattttagcACTCACTTTGGCTGCATTACATCCGCCGCCAGTGTTGTGTGCGCAAACTCCTCCTTGCTGTCTAGGAACGGATAACCATTCAGCGCTATGTGCGCATCGTAGATACCTTGCCGGCCAAGGGCATCGCCCACCCACTTGGAGGCCATGGCAGCTGCCATCAGCGGCACGATATACCTCACACCGCCGGTCAGCTCAAACATGATCACCACCAGAGAGACGGTCATGCGGGTGACGCCTCCCAGCACGGCTGCTGCTCCCACAACAGCATACAATCCAGGAGTAATAAGATTGCTATCCGCACATTCGCCGGTGAAGAACCAAATGTTGGGGTAGCTATAGGCAAACTGTTCTACGCCAATTCCAACAATTCGACCCATGATGGCGCCCAGCAGCAGGGACGGAATAAACAGACCAGCCGGCACTTTCATGCCAAACGTAAAGATGGTTAGGGCCAGTTTGAGTATAAAGGTGAGCATCAGCAGCCAAATGGAGCTGTAGACACCGGAACCTGGCTCCGTGACCTCAATGATGGTGTTGCCCGTCGTGATGTTCATGCGTTTGTAGTCGCTATAAAAATTATCCAAATTAGTAAAGATTTTTtcacattaaaaatgttattttagaTACAAACCACAAGGGATTGGTAACATCGCCGGGTGAGCACTTGCTGACCAACAGGAATATCAACTCGTTCATGTTCATGCGGGTAAAGGGGTTGGGGTAGCAAATGATGCCAGTGACCAGGGTGACAAAGAGCACTTCCATGACGGGATACTGGCCCAGCTTGCTGAACTTCCTGTAGCGGCACCACCACAAATTGGCCTTGATGAAGAAGGTTCCAATTACAccctataaattaaattatattaattaattatattaacagtattttaaaatcttatacAACTTACTCCCATAATTCCCAGGAATACGAAAGGAATGAGTTCAAAGAAGATCCAGGGCTTATTGTACTCCACGAAAAAGAGCACGGAATGCTCGTTGCCAAAGGGAGTCAGTGATCTCAGGACGAAAGCAGCGATCAACGCACAAAAGAAGGAGCGCCACAAAGTCTTCAAGGGGAAGTAGTAGGAGACTTCCTCCAGCGAGAACAGAACGCCACCGATCGGTGCACCGAAGGCCACGGAGAcacctgctgctgccgccgccgaaaGTATCTCACGCTTCTTGGCCTCATTTCGACCGTATTTGGGGAATACGTGCGAGAATATGTTGCCGATACAGCTGGCAATGTGGACCATGGGTCCCTCCTTGCCCAAAGTGAGGCCAGCGGACACGGACAGCATCAAGCCCACCGATTTAATCAGCAGCGTCCATTTACCAAGATATCCGCGAATAATGAAGCCCGACAAGATGGTCTTTATCTCCGGAATACCCGATCCGCAGGCATATGGCGCAAACATGCGCACCAGCGAGGCGCTGAGCGAGGCAAATAGCAAAGCCCACAGCACATACCAGATGTAGGCGACGATATATGGTCCGGTGCCATTGCGATCCAGGCCAAAAATCTCAGGCCAGGTTTTCCACTGCAATAGAAAGCTGTTTTAGTGGCTTGTTTTGTAAGACTTATGTGTAGTACAAACTCACAGTTGAACAGTTGCCTTCCTCAAACACCGACTGCTTGGCCGGATAGCAGCATTGCTCCCGGTTAAACCAAAAGGCGGGCGGACAAATGCCATGCTTGAGATCCGACATCCAACTGGCTCCAATGTCCACCATGCCAGCCACACAGCCCGCGGCAATGCCGACGAGCAAAACGCATAGCCAGCCAGATCCGGCATCAATCGagcccttaaaaaaatatatatattttatcaagtaaggttttccattttaagataaatatattttacctttattaaatcccacagcgaGTCCTGCCGCTTCTTGACTATGTAGCGATGTCGCATCCGATCGCGGGCAATGTCCCGCTGCCAATCGATGGTGTGGAAATCCTCGTACTGTCCAATGCCAGGAATATCATCTTGTACGTCCGAGGAACCATAGAAGGACAGTGCTCCTACAgcaatgaaaaagaaaatcagaATCATTTTTGTTGTCTAGATTGAGTggcattaaatgtttttaaatgacTAGTTTAATTTGAATGGTCTGAAGTCATAGTTcacagaaaaaattacagtataattctaaatattttacttgtacttcattttatattttaaaaagaattgatttttggtacctactaatatgttttttatatgatTGCGACATTGTAAACACAATCCCTTTTTTCGCTTCAATAAAGTTTGATATTTTATAGCGCTAACATCATAATTACCCAGCAGCGATTGCAATTATCATCACATATGTGAATTGGTATTTACCCagcaaataaaatgcattcaTTTGAATTCGAATGAATAATTCTCAATAGAAATGCCAGCTGGTTGTTTGGACAACCCAGTGATTATTTCGTTAAACTAGCATCACGTGTACACAACCATTGCGCTGTGTTGGTGTTTAtttatcatatatatatagaagaaTTTAACTTGTATCCGAATTATGCCTGTATGCTAATGATCGTTggaattaattgaattgcccAGAGAGCGAGTACAGCTGTGTGCCACGCCACCGAAAACTGGGAACCGGCGACGTCGCCTTGCTCATATGATCATGATCTTGATTAACACCACAGACAGTGGACGACGCTTTACGCAATGgatctctctttctctctttcgGAACTCACCGTCCATGGGATCGCCGAAGGCACTGTGAGTTGGCACATGCTGGTGGTGAAGCTGGTGCATTGTCCGCTGACTGTGATGATTGCCACCGCCGCCGAGGCCGCCACCGAAATCCCGTTCGGTGTCCGATTCGGTGGCCGTTTCCCGGTGATAGCCACTGCTgcttcctgctcctcctccgccaccgATGCCGCCGCCCATGACGTCGCCCGGACTGGAGCGCGGTGTGATGTCGATCATGTCCTCGTCGTCGGTGCCCGGCGCCGTCAGGGAGGTGGTCAATTTGGAGTGCTGGGCCAGCGGGTGGTCGCGGAACGATCCGTCTAGGTCAGCGTCGCCGCCGGCTCCGTTTGTGTGGCCGTTCGACTGAAATAAAACAGCGAAAATAACGAAAAGCTATGAGGAATGGTTCGTGGATTTGGAGAGGTGGCCAAGCGCTTTGTTTACGCAGTGACTCTGATAAGATTAAGATCTCGGACAAAGTGAGatagttaaaataatacaaccaTCTGTACTTTGAGTTACATTTGGCAGCATTTCCGCCCCCTTTTGCCAGATGTTACTCGTAATCAGGGGTGTCGCACAAAACCCTTATCCGGGGTGCTTCAAAAATCCAttccaaaattataaattattgtcTTTAAAGACTAAAACGGAAATacacttaaatattaaaaaaaaaaacagcagttCCGGTGAAAAAAGAGATAAATAgcaaaaaattatagaaatggGATTATAAAGAAACTGACTTCAAGCTTTATAGATAtctattaaatttacatagaatttctttaaaaaaaaaacatattaaaacttgaaatgataattttgaaacagatattttaaaaatctctaGAAAAGTTcatatgtgaaaaatatatatacaaataagGACTTTTATTTCTGCACCATTCTTATCCAATAATTAACccgaattttatgtttctaacGGTTCATTTTGTGCTGCGTAGGTGATATGGGGGGAAATCCCCAATGGATTACAATATCAGGTACGGTGCGTACCTTTTTCATGACCGTTTGGTAGGCGGTTATGTAGCTGTTGCCCTCCGCGGCAGCCTCCCTGCTGCCCTTCAGCGGAAACTTTTCCATCGCTCAATCCTGCTCGATCCtatgtttatttttctctaaCTATCCAAAATTCTTGGGGTTCCTTTTTTGCGTTGCAGCGGAGTCAAGCGAAgcagagcagcggcagcgcAGTTGCAGCGCAGCGAGCGCACGTCACTAAgtacaaacacacaaacaatTGTTCGTTGGGCGAATCACCAATCACTTTCTTTCCATTTCACTCGGCCCGCGGACGTAAACTCGATTTGATTGGCATCAATATGGCTTAAACAGGTGTTAAATCGATGATAGTGCACATTATATTGGTAAAGTGCTTAATTTTGTATGCTATGcgaatattttactttatttgcaAAAATTCAGTATGACCATAGCGAGTCAGGTAggaaaatactgatttaataGCCGGATTCCGTTGCCACATTTTGCTGAATGAATATTAAGGGTATTCCCCAAACTGTTGATTTGATAAATCGTTGAGTTTCAGTCAGCTGTGTATCTATTGTTTCTTccaaatgtatttttagttttttattgaGTTAGTCATTTACACAATTATTTCGAAAAAGCAATTTTGGGATGTATACTGGGTGAAACAGTTCCGATCTGATATATCGAGAATGTCATATCAAATATATATCGTTAAGTTTGAAATATCGAAAAATTACGAATTTTACGTTATAAtattgaccaaaaaatattcaaaaatgtttttattatgttttttaaatataacatcGCAACTTTCAATTATCGATACAGTATCgatatataaatgttttcgGCAATCGTAGAGGACGTCCGTTTGTTGTCCGTTATTTTTTGCTGACAATTTcgcaataatattattattcaacGAGTTGCGTTTGGATTCGGTAGAGAATTAGTCAAGAACGAATGTAATCTGTGGGAAAAGATTAAAATGTCAGAGATACAGTGGTTTGTGTCATGGCTGGCCCTGTGGTTCTAGTACTGGAGTTTATCCCTTTAAATTTTACCCACTGCATTATGTGCAAAGAGTCAGTTATTCAGACAAGaactctggtttcaaaatgcCGATTTTGAAtgttgtatttatatatttatataggtACTATTAAGTCAATAGTgtcattttggtttttgttgttttttgaattttaccaTTGAcctttaattctttttttatacctttgCTTCggtgaaaatacaaattttgtgaataaacaaattaaaccgTTTCTAAAATTATCTCATTCGGCATGATGCAAGATAATAACTagcagataaataaatatttatcgaatatttaagaaactcttaagcacatttttttcttccaGCTCAGTTGTTTTATATTCCAGTAACATAGTTCAATGATGATTGCATTTATTCAAGCCTGGTTTTGTTGGTGTTTGTTAAGGtgataagaatatttttggcTTCTCTGTACAATGAGTTATTCATTCGAGCGTTTGCCTCAGGTACGATGAGGTCCATGGTTTTGATAGCTCTCGTGGCGTTGGTCCTTTGCGACGAAGGACTGGCCAGACTCTTGGATGAAAAATGTGAGAGTCAGGAGGAGTTTGGAGGCACCTCTGAACGACCACTCGGCACTTCTTGGATGGCAAGCGTGTACAACGAAACGGGACATCACTGCGGAGGATCATTAATAACCAAACGTGAGTTCTTGAACTTTTTACCTATaggtaatttataaattatattttttaacattaaattttcaacaggTTTCGTTCTAACAGCTGCTCATTGTATAGAGGGACAGGATTTACTGTAAATATCACTGGGAGTTTGCTTTTATATCATTGTTATTTTGATATCTTGTCTTAGGTATGTGCACTTGGGAGAATACGACCGATCCTGCCCTCCATGGAAATGCATGGGGGAAGTGGACCCCTTTAATGTAAGCGTGGCCATAGTTCATGGTCATTTTTCTTTTGATCACGGGCAGTATGATATAGGACTGCTAAGACTGGAGAGAGAAGTTCAGTTCAATGGTAAGCTATTCTAtttgtttcaatttttatgTAACAATTTCTCTTTTCCAGTGTTCATTCGACCAATTTGCATTATTTTAGATGACCCGGTAAATTCAGCGGCAGTCAACGAATACTGGGTCTACGGTTGGGGAATGCTTCGTGCTTTTGGGAAAAAAAGCAACATTCTGCAGGCCATAAAACTGTACCAGCGGGAATTGAAAGATTGCAGATATACCATAATGCCTTTAACTGATAGGCAGATCTGTGCCGGGGCTACCATAGGCGACACTTGTGGAGGTGACTCCGGTGGTCCTTTGGCAGCCTATTTTACCTACCAGGGAATAAAAAGATTCGTACAATTTGGGATAGTCAGTTACGGCAGAAATTTTTGCAATTCCAATGGTGTCTACACAAATGTGATGAGCTATCAAAAATGGATAGCTGATACTATAAGCCGTTATGAAGACAAAAACACATTGTTAAATATCAGATTTAACTAGAAATGATAAAGAATAACTAGATGTTCAAAGTCAATgcgtttaaaataaatgtaaaatggtCAACAAAGTGtttaaattataacatttttgaaaaattttaatgtaaaaGGGTGGTGAGGTAGATTTTCGCATGGTTTCTTAAAATTCACTAATTTACTTACAGCATTTTTGggtccaaaattaaaaattaataaataaaaaaagttttgaatttgaacattaaatattgtaTATTAATGGTTAccaatttaattgtaattaaagtTTTGTCCCCTCCAAACATACAGAAATAAAACACTGGCTCGTTCGTTTTTTTAAACCACATtcaatgtaaatatgtatttgcTGTTTATGGTAAAGACTTGACGTCTGCTTGAATATTACGCTGTTTAGTAGCTAGTTTTCATCCATTCCCGTGATATATGCATGCGTCGGAttcttttcccttttcttttGCTGTAGTAGCTCAGTATAGTATTACATAGGTTCAACTGCCTTTAATTATCCGTAAACTTTTTGCCTTGGCGCGCTTTTCAAAATAGTTTCGAATGGGTTTTGGGTATGGGACTTACAATAGATAAGACGACATATGTCGTAGTAATTAACTTAGTTGCGTAGGGTATTCATTAGTGGGGTGTGTGTAAATAATTTCCAGGGGCCTCGAGACTCGAGTGGGTCTAAAACTTAACGATAGGCCATATAACACTTAACAATTAGgagtaaaacaataaaattattagtaGGTAAATTGAGTGATTGTTTCTCATTAATTGGGCTTGGTACTCCTCGGGATTTCCTCTTGGTTTTTCATAGGTAGGTATATATAGACGATCCTCAGCGAAGTCCAACGGCGTGCTGGATAAATCTCAATGTCGCATGATTTTGCTGCGGTTcctcttctctctctctctcgttaAAGTAATTTATGCAGTTGTTGTATATggatatttgtatatatatatatattgttcaaTATTTATGCATTGGTTTTGGCCTACTTTGGCCtgccctaaaaaaattatgcGCATCGCGTCCCGTTCCGCCCCGAAATTCCCATTTACATACAAAACATACCGAGTACTCTACCTCTACCTCCGCTCTAGGTTCTTACAAAATTGGTGCCATCTTGTCGAGTGTCTTTGTGTGATTTTTTCTTCAATAATAAATGCAGAAGTTCGACTCTGCCTTATCCGTATCCTTCAGAGTTTCCACTTCCCCTTAGTCTG
It contains:
- the LOC108070004 gene encoding uncharacterized protein, with translation MDVLSHYSSPVVEFPATQPLEKQYALVDNCTGTDPPPPSKDATTGTQEQMHVATQTEQRLASSKDVEYDERALAKFLRQVCPVMERELLNPTPLMEDPTTMQCRLEEELQVYTYQKLSMGGVENSQGLAIWLCVHTNNAPVLVATTVAPHDDWCEHVDQQLKLFVPQRMSNGNLVIYAEAKVLPLKSCLRSLSTNPFNKTMFAGSTMDGELFIWLYEQARGAADSSVDIKQLYGVSSTQGAAVALDWPREHLLLACYANGSVRQWDLSRQMTLDWEYSLPASVTSEPTAMVALGLDDFVLGTNDGGVYRCWSTGRHAAATKQIQLLALRRHRFMVSTLLRTEMGGNQFVLSCDLSGQAFYHDMRLVDEDMAQLIVQIPLPFKNVVACSRDGNVIYCPANDGALEYYRVSDGAHGHVNGGLRGKGSLIRSSDNGRWLISGLYGDEFQIFYVEY
- the ATPsynbetaL gene encoding ATP synthase subunit beta isoform X1, with amino-acid sequence MLGTLTKVATVACARIGLRIGQANGVHGGSYLGNFAQLPIHARSLHASSSLWDDKDKSSDECEPKKDECEVKEKDECEVKAKDECEDEKPGGGGKVLESKGRKGVIHAVIGPVIDVYFEEEVPEVLNALKVQDAPIDNLVLEVFHHLGNNIVRCVAMDSTEGLRRGQPVIDTGYPIRVAVGKSVLGRILNVVGDPIDDRGEIKSDYYSFIHNEAPELTDLSVKPEILVTGIKVIDLLAPYVKGGKIGLFGGAGVGKTVLIMELINNIAKSHGGYSVFVGAGERTREGNDLYHEMIESKVISTEDDSSKVVLVFGQMNEPPGARSRVVLTGLTIAEYFRDVDGQDVLLFIDNIFRFTQAGSEVSALLGRIPSAVGYQPTLGTDMGTMQERITSTRNGSITSVQAVYVPADDLSDPAPAATFSHLDATTVLSRPIAELGIYPAVDPLDSSSRILDPDVVGEEHYNVARAVQKTLQAYKSLQDIIAILGMDELSEDDKLTVARARKMQRFLSQPFQVAEIFTGHPGKLVPVEKCVEGFKRLLNGEYDDIPEIAFYMVGDAEEVLAKATQLAATMSGDAPPPPKAEGGKEKEKEKEGESKKDEKEKKEAKPEEAKKEEPPKGEGSKDDKSKDDKSKDEEKKDK
- the ATPsynbetaL gene encoding ATP synthase subunit beta isoform X2, whose amino-acid sequence is MLGTLTKVATACARIGLRIGQANGVHGGSYLGNFAQLPIHARSLHASSSLWDDKDKSSDECEPKKDECEVKEKDECEVKAKDECEDEKPGGGGKVLESKGRKGVIHAVIGPVIDVYFEEEVPEVLNALKVQDAPIDNLVLEVFHHLGNNIVRCVAMDSTEGLRRGQPVIDTGYPIRVAVGKSVLGRILNVVGDPIDDRGEIKSDYYSFIHNEAPELTDLSVKPEILVTGIKVIDLLAPYVKGGKIGLFGGAGVGKTVLIMELINNIAKSHGGYSVFVGAGERTREGNDLYHEMIESKVISTEDDSSKVVLVFGQMNEPPGARSRVVLTGLTIAEYFRDVDGQDVLLFIDNIFRFTQAGSEVSALLGRIPSAVGYQPTLGTDMGTMQERITSTRNGSITSVQAVYVPADDLSDPAPAATFSHLDATTVLSRPIAELGIYPAVDPLDSSSRILDPDVVGEEHYNVARAVQKTLQAYKSLQDIIAILGMDELSEDDKLTVARARKMQRFLSQPFQVAEIFTGHPGKLVPVEKCVEGFKRLLNGEYDDIPEIAFYMVGDAEEVLAKATQLAATMSGDAPPPPKAEGGKEKEKEKEGESKKDEKEKKEAKPEEAKKEEPPKGEGSKDDKSKDDKSKDEEKKDK